atttttgtcacaTGTGCCTTCCAATTCAGATGCGAGTCGATGTCTAGTCCGAGGAGCGTGAAAGTATCGACACACTCGATTTGGGTTCCCATAAATGAATATTCTATTTTCAAGGGGTCTTTTTGTCGGGGCCTAAATTGCATTATCTTTGTTTTTGTGAAGTTTATTTCTAGATTGTGTTGTTTTAGCCACTGTGTGAGTTTTGTGAGTATGTTATTTAGGTCAGTGCATAGGTTTTCATTGTCATTACAAGAAGTAATAATAGAGATGTCATCTGCAAACATTACACACGTTTCATTTAGGATTTTAGGCAGGTCATTGATGTATATCAAGAATAATAGACACGAGAGGGCGCCACCTTGTGGTATTGAGCTTATCATTGGcagtgagtcggatttaattttatgaatatttccGGATATTTTGTCCATATGTTGAATTTCGACGTATTGTACGCGGTTTTGCAGATACGATGAGAACCATTTGTGTGCCTCGCCTCTGACACCTATTCCATATAATTTGTCCAAGAGTATGTGATATTGTACCCTATCGTAGGCTTTGGACATATCGAGTAGAATACCTAttgcgtattttttattgtttagtatGTTTGATATTTCCtgcatgtatttgtatgtagcTAAGATGGTGGATCTATTTTTTCTGAAGCCATTTTGGGATTCgtgaaaaatgttatatttctCGCAAAATGAGTATAATCGATCACACATTGccatgtcaaatatttttgctgATGTTGGTAGGAGTGAAATAGGGCGGTAGTTATTTGTCTCCGTTTTGTCACCCTTTTTAAAGATGGGTTTGATAATTgacgtttttaaaatatctgGGTAGGTTCCTTCCGAAAAAGATTGGTTAATAAGAATGTAGTATGGTATTGTTAGCTCATTAGCACATTTCCTAATAAGTGCAGGCGGTAACTCGTCGTTGCCgtaactatatttattttttaaagattttattattttgtttacctcTCTCGGTTCAGCTGGTCTTAGAAAGAATGAGTTGGCCACCGGGTCAAGAACAGGTAATCCGCGCGGGGGGACTCCCCCGGCGGGGGCGCCGACCGATGCAAAAAATGCATTGAAGTGGTTTGCTACCTGATAAGAGTCCGTCGTCGTAAGATTATTGTGGATCGTTAGCTCAATATTATGTTTGGTcggtttattgtttttattagtgCGTTCTTTTATAACAttccacatacattttgttacaTTTTCTGCTTTATTTATATCCCTTATGTAAGCATGTTTTTTTGATTGCCTTATGATAcgttttaaaactttattgtatATTTGGTAATGTTTAATTAGAATAGGATCTTTTGAGTATCTAACTAGTATTTGTAATAGCCTTTTATTTTTGCACGAGGTTTTAATGCCCTTTGTAAGCCATTTTTTCCtaactttagttttaattcgAATTTCTGTAACTGGTATGCAAGTATCGAGAATGTTTCTTAAAGTGGTGTCGAATATTTTGTAGTTTAattgtatgtttttgttttctttgaGGAGAGTTGTCCATTCTATATTTTGTAACTGTAGTTTGAATTAGATTAAATTAGATTTAGCAGTACCTAAGGGTCTTAAAGTTAATGTCAACTGCACCTTTGACTTTGGGTACCCACAAAACACTGGTTTGAAAACTAACACTTATTTGGTCTGCAGGAACCCTTGGATGAATGGAGGAATGTTGGTGGGCATAACCTTTTGGGACTTCTGTATGGGAATGTGCACAAATGGACCTTCCCATTCCAACACTATGTGCACTTGAGCCGTCTCAAGATACAGATCAGCCCACCCTCTCACCCCGGGATCACTGTCAAGATGTTTGAGAGGTAAAAAAGTTATGCACTTTTTCTTGCAATGATGTTATTATTTGGAATTTATTTTCGATGATCACAAtatagattcttataaattgtcatgaatgtaatttgtactgcaATTGTATGCCTAAGAtgcttattttattgttttcttcaaagtataaaaaaaagtaacaaaaatgcaaaaaaaatttttttgcctGTCATTTTTCTAAGTCCTAACATCGGGCCCCTTTTGCTATACTCCACAGAAAACCGTGGTCTGTGCTATACTCTGACCCAGTTTCAAGCAAGACCATCATTTTGAGACTTCTGGCCTAATGgatttaagtaattttattaagCTTTTAGGATTGATCAATATAATACTTCTTGTTTCTGCTGTTCCTGCATCATACATATTGTTAATCATTACTGGAATTAAACCGGCtcattgaataataaaaaataagaataattttgattaattttatttctatgcTTTATATATATGTTTTACATTAGGTATATTACTTGATGCAGGTCAGTACAGAACAGCCGGCACTGCTTCGTAGAGAACGCAAAAAAACAGAATTACCTGGAAGACGCGGAGTACCAAGTCCTGATGACCTGGTTTGATTACACAGAGAAGAATCTCGACATCAGCCTGGACCTTATAGGTGAGTTTATATTACTCGTTGTATGTAGGTCAGTACAGGACTGCTGGCACTGCTTCGTAGACCAAGAACCAGAATTAGAGCCCGGACCTCAtgaggagtgtacaggttttcaaAGAGTAgataacgcgcatgtaacactcCTGGAATTGCAGGagtccataggctacagtgaccgtttaccatcaggtggaccgtatgcttgtttgccaccgacgcggTATTGGAAAAATAAAAGACTCACTAATCAGAATTGTGAGAAAAAGTAGTAAAATTTTTGCAAATAACAAAACCCAAAAACCTGTGTTTttgaaatggggcgcttggAAATTGTTTTGATAGCATTTTATTAGTACCAAAACGTATAATTTCAGTGTACCTGCGCACGACGCCGCAAGTAGTATACGAGCGCATGCTGAAGCGCGCGCGCGCAGAGGAGGCCCAAGTACCCCTCGAATACTTACAAGAGGTAACTAAATACAATGTACAGTCAacctagaaatagaaatagaaatagaaataattttatttgcagaaaaagGGTACAATAATTGTCTTAGGTTAaatgtacattacatacaatCGTTTCAGCTTCTTCAGCTGTTTAAACAGCATGCAAATTTACACATcgttaataatgaattaaaccatgcaaataaaaaactataaggTACAGAAATTTTTCAAgcgtacattattttaatttaactttaaagataatacattaggctaaaaatataaagaacgAACAACAGTAAATTAAACATTATGTACAATTAGTGAAATCATCATTTTACTCTTTATAGGCAATATAATCACTAATGTTGTAGAAGCAGTGATCAAGAAGCCATTTCCTTAAGAGTTGTGTTAAACTTATTGCCTTCAAGTGATTTTATTTGAACAGGGAAATTATTATAGATTTTTATACTCATGTTATAAGCACTTTTTCTGTATATATCTGTCATACATCGTGGCTGATGTAAGATATCTTTGTATTGTGTTCTTGGGTTAAGTGAACACATGTCTGTACgcttttggaaatattttgggtatttctttgaaaaattacagatttttagtatatacatacaagCTAGAGGTAATACGTTCATCTGTTTAAAAAGTGGTTTGCAACTAGTCCGTATATGAGCATTTGCTATAGCACGCACGCATTTCTTTTGGAGTTTGAATACCCTTTCGACATCAACAGAGTTACCCCATAGAATAAGGCCGTAATTAAGTATGGATGAGACGTAGCCAGCCTATAATTTGTATATCGAAATGtcaatcacaataaaaaaaaatcgcagaaaaattaatttaatatttttgggcAAGTAAACGGAGGAAGATTACgcgcgagatactctcgcgccgcTTCTGTGCTAGGCCTCCTGGCATAGATCTGTCTCAGGAGCTTACATTCAAAGCTTATATAGAACTGATTATTTGTAGCGCCTTTATCAGATTAGATGAATATAAGCTGACATACTCGTACGTATACCCACAGGTGCACGACTCGTACGAGAGCTGGTTGAGCTCGGGGTGTGTGGGTTGCGAGGTGCTGACGGTGGACGCGGACCGCGACCTCCAGCAGGTCGTGGAGGACCTCGAGCGCTACTCCTACAAGATCACAGGAGGGAACCACACCAACTGACACCGGAAACTTCAGAGTTTCCAGTTCCACCAGAAATGTACGAGGATACGTAGCGACGTGTTTCTTAATAACCAATAGAAtctgttttaataacaaaacttccgtgaggccctgacatattaaatatattaaaccgggtcactcacgtttgtACAGTccagcgggcgcagcacggtCGAATTTTTATCGCtcgtcaccatgcctgtcacgttctaacgagTATTGCGAAAGTGaagggcatagtgacaggcgataaaaatggaaccatgctgcgcccgccgctcctcgttatggagcgaaacgtGTCGAGCGATCATCGACTGTATAAACGtaagtgacccggtttaatatatttaataaaccaATAGAATCATTTAATTTAAGAGCGCGGTTCTAGCGGTTCTTATTCTTAACTACTAcgcatcttatcttatctctcTCTACGTATTCTCGCACATCTGATGAAAACGCAGATGAACAAGAAGTTCTGTGGATGGCGCTTTGCTTGTGGTAGGTAACTTACAGAATTGTCTCATTTTTTATATCTCGTGTAGCGCCATCGTCTGCATTAGCTGTCAAGTTCAAGACACGCATTATTGTTAGaatttatacctataaatgCCAAATAAAAACACCTGTGTGACCTGTGACATACCAATCGACACCAAAATGATCATATGTTCAGaacattaaaaatacttatgaaAGGGCCAAAATACCCAGTTCAAATATAATGTTActgcttattttattaatttataagaatTTTAATCGATTGACTGAGAATAATATTGCCTTATTGTTGACAAACAACCTTGCAAGCTGTCTTTTTATAATGCTGTTTTAAGTTGCATTTATGCTTATAATAGTAACATTTGAAGATTTTGAGCTTGCAAATGATTGACGCTTGTATTTATAACTAACGAACGATTACCTCAATACGTTTTAtgtcaattaaattttattaaatcaagtgacaaaataaattattttcatcaaaatattttttatccttATTATATCCTACGTCCGAAGGAAGGTGTATTGTATGAGACACAATACGAAAATacaagatttacaaaaataatttcagtaAAAGAACGGTAATAACTgatatattgatttattatCACAAAAGAATAACTTAATATTTCTATATTTAAGAGCTATTTTGCTCTGAGCCCAACTATTTACATGCCATCACAATATTTCATATTAGTACACAGAAAAACTCCTGACTGTCCATCGGTAAACCTTATTACGAAAGGCATAaggacagaaataaatataccatagaagacgcaaatgcatctacttcgcgggtccgaaccccgaccgagcgtcgaggttgaccgtcgctctttacagtccacgcgcgtcagtcgTTGCAGctggacgtccgtgaaaacttaaaaaatgcttcgtttcATGATAATGAACTGCAACAGTCCAAAAACTGCGAGCACGCAAAAGCAAGAActtatttcctatcacagaaattatattatgcgtaaattttgtatgaaaaagttggcacgcttggtttcaatacaaatcgtggtatttgcgtcatctagcgtatatattaaatttgtcgGCGATCGACATAAGGTTCACAAATGTACAGTTAGCAGGGCGGGCCATGGTACCATCGCTCAATTGTTATAGATCTAGTGATATCTTGACCAATCACAGGTCAGAggaaattaaacatttttttaatacgagAAAGACTGATATCACCACCATATATATTACCGACTGAGcattagcgaaggtctcc
This genomic interval from Cydia strobilella chromosome 9, ilCydStro3.1, whole genome shotgun sequence contains the following:
- the LOC134744489 gene encoding deoxynucleoside kinase-like, coding for MSQMKSVGSAARLAGSRPFRVSIEGNIGSGKSTCIKFFQKYSNVEAHPEPLDEWRNVGGHNLLGLLYGNVHKWTFPFQHYVHLSRLKIQISPPSHPGITVKMFERSVQNSRHCFVENAKKQNYLEDAEYQVLMTWFDYTEKNLDISLDLIVYLRTTPQVVYERMLKRARAEEAQVPLEYLQEVHDSYESWLSSGCVGCEVLTVDADRDLQQVVEDLERYSYKITGGNHTN